In Sulfurimonas hongkongensis, the following proteins share a genomic window:
- the amrA gene encoding AmmeMemoRadiSam system protein A, translating to MLDDVVLSLAKTTLLHHFSKKEDLDKDGLLKQYPQLAQKRASFVTLYKNGNLRGCIGSIIAHRTLYDDIVSNTLMSAFRDSRFSPLQEDELSELSLEVSVLSVPEELEYSSYEELLKMITPHKDGLILEHDHYHGTFLPQVWQQLPKTEDFLEHLSFKAGANPSIYTQNPKILKYRVDAKEARFDEISLL from the coding sequence ATGTTAGATGACGTAGTTTTATCTCTTGCAAAAACAACGCTTTTGCACCATTTCTCTAAGAAAGAGGATCTAGATAAAGATGGACTCTTAAAGCAATACCCACAGCTTGCACAAAAGAGAGCCTCCTTTGTTACACTATATAAAAATGGCAATCTTCGTGGATGTATAGGTTCCATTATCGCTCACAGAACTCTTTATGATGATATAGTCTCAAATACCCTTATGAGTGCATTTAGAGATAGTAGGTTTTCACCGCTTCAAGAAGATGAACTAAGTGAGCTTAGTCTTGAAGTCTCAGTTTTAAGCGTCCCAGAAGAGTTAGAGTATAGCAGTTATGAAGAGCTTTTAAAGATGATTACACCACATAAAGATGGACTTATCTTAGAGCACGATCACTACCATGGCACCTTTTTACCTCAAGTGTGGCAACAACTTCCAAAAACAGAAGACTTTTTAGAACATCTTAGTTTTAAAGCGGGTGCAAACCCTTCTATATATACGCAAAACCCAAAAATTTTAAAGTATAGAGTGGACGCTAAAGAGGCAAGGTTTGACGAGATATCATTGCTATAA